TTTTGATTTACTTCTAATTACTTCCTCTGGACTGAACTGCAAATAGATGAACTAATGGATATTATGGCTGCATTCAATCTTTGGTCTTTTCTAGTGTTTCTTTTGAGATGTTCTCAACCTTCAAATCTGACCATTGATGTGAAGAATGAGATCTACTACAAATGTTTTATGAAGAAGTTATGTTTTAGGGCAAATCTCTCTTGTAATACCAAAGATAATGATCAACCATGGACCTTAATGGAATCTTGAGTCATGTCGTCTGTTTCAAGAGATTGAATTTATATCTTGCCTTACTAACGTTGCACAATGTTGCTATTCATTGGCTGAAACTATTTTTTACAAATCTGTGATTCTATTTGTGATTCCCCTTTGAAAGACTTCGCAATTGATTTCTTAGGATTTTCGTTTTCTATCGATAACATTTATTGGCAATCTTGTTGTGTAATCTCTTGATGAAATTTATCCTCATCTTATCTCAAACAATTGTGCTATGGGTCCACCTTATTGAAAGATAGATGGACAGAATCCTTGGGATTAACATAAAAGATTGATTGTGCAGAAGTTAAGGGGGAGCACCTCCTTCTGAGTTGGTATGCTCTAACCTATGTTGGTTGATTACCTTTTATTATGAGTATTAGCGTGTAATTCTTTTCTTGGGTCAAGCATTTTCAATTTCATTATAGAGTATGATTTCCTATCCCGGAGTACAAGAAATTGATTGGATCTTTCAGTGGCTTGGAATGCTTCTGAAACAGGGCATACTAAATCTTCAAGGGAAATTATTGGGATGGGCATACACTCAAAGGAAGTTCAAGTACTTTGGAAGCTGTGATTGGACACAGTTGCTGCTGAGAGGGAGTTCCATCTATTTTGGTGTATCTTAAGGGGTTATGAGATTcaggtgtgcagattgaagaaagccctgtatggcctcaaacaggactctcgtgcttggtatgaaagaatactTGTTAAGTTTAGAATTTTGTAAAATGATGCTGACACTAACATCTACTTTAAGtcatccaatgatgaaatgctaattataGTTCGATATGTGGATGATTCATTTCTTACtagtaaagatgaacttatcattagatgtaagaaagatctagcttcagaatttgaaatgaagaacTTAGGTTTAATAGGTCTACAAGTATGGCAAAGGTCTATCAAaaattttctaagtcaaggaaagtatactattgatattttgaaaagatggattgtaaacccatgtctactcctatggaatctaacttaaagaagttaagtgtttctgcagctaattctaattttgcagatccatcagagtataggcagttgattggatcattgatgtatctagttaacactagaccagacatatgttttACAGTGAATGCTCTCAGCCTGTTCATGAGCTTGCCCAAACATGTTTATTgtgttgcagccaagcacatcctaagtTACTTGCGAGGCACAGTTGATTATGGGTTGAAGCTGCTTAAGTTcagattggtcaagaagtgttatggacaAGGAAAACTCTTCAAGCATTCACCCACTGTGATCTCTTGGACCTACAAggacagtcctcagttgcattaagtaTTACTGTAGataaatacattgttgcaagtgttgcatcaagagaagcagtgtggtttctcaaaattcttgttatgctattttgatttatcATCAGGGTTGTATATTGATGCTtgacaattcagtgttttatggcaAGACAATCCTGTattgcagatgttctcaccaagtctcttgaagcttgagatagacttggagctgtggagaacaccgccttggttgagagggagtctcaacctttgtgatacattgtgttgaatcaaccatcctctgcgggtaatgtaagatggtagaaaagatcctctccaccctctacgggcaatgtaaggtggatccagtctatgcttgtgtgcgagctggaagactatgttatgtagctccattctatgcttgtgtgcaagatggaagactacaatattctgattatgtctattccatttcttgcttgtgtgcaagatggaagattatgatgttacattcttctttgggagaagactaAGGTAAAGACAATGAATAATGGATATGCGTGAtcgatggcatggaaagactccatgatgtgcatgaataattgtgtatgtattcatgacttgcaagtgtgcATGTTAAAGTTTGAAGTTATAGATTTAACCAACATATAATTGAAAGAATGGACCATTTTTTGACTTCCCCCAGTTGCCTAAAAATGACTAGCTGTTGGAATCTAGCATCCATAAAGTTTCAAGCTTATAGCATCCCTCAATTTTCTAATCCACCCAGAAGAATGAAACTCAGAGGATGTCATAGTAAGTTTAAATTAATGTGACTCTGCAAGATCTTGCGAAGAAGTGGTGGGGAAAACCCTTCAAATCTAGGACTCACAATGTTTCGTCTATATAGGGTAAACTATGTTGGTATTTGTGTTCAAAATTGGTGTTTATGTGGGTATTTAAATTAGTATTACAAAAGGTAtcataatattaagttgttgagaaacaaCTTATTATTAGTCACTTGGTTTGTTAGAATAATATGTTGGTTAATATTTTGTTAGAACAACTCGTCTATGAAAAGTGAGTTGTTATAGGAGGTTTCCTAGAATATAGGAAATGAAAATCCTATATACATAATGGACTATTAGAGTGTGATATAACAAAATATATGATTATTATTTTGTTCTCTGAATTCTATAAACTAAAACATGCCAAGAATTGCCTAAGAGACTGGTAAAAACAGTATCTTTGGTGGCATCTTTTCTGAAACAGATATCTCAGGAGGAAGACATTCTAACCATCCACTATAAAACCTAGCAATCTGGTTTAGACAAGCACTATTAAATCCAAAAAAGAAACCCTTCAAAAGCCTAGTCCAGAATTCTTATTTTCCAAGAGTTGCCTAAGGCTAGAAAACAAGTTACAGATCAACCATGTCTCTCTCATCACTGCTCAAGAGGACACTTCCTTCAACTCCCTGCAGATACTTAGTATGAGGCTCTAAATTACTTTCAAAGTTTCCTTTCAAAGAAAAATTAGGATACAATACTAGCACAAAGCGATCTGCTTAGGTTCATTTCTAAATAGAGTTCTTATGTCCAGAAATAAGCTCTACTGGCACCCATACCAAAAGAAGCATAATTGCCCTCCTCATTAAAAATGTTAAGCTCTTAGACCTGATAGATACAAATCAAGTTTCTATCAGGATTTAAAGGAAGCTGAAAAATGTTGCAAAAGCATGCAGCACAATAAATGAGGCCTGAATCCTCCCAGTTAAAGGCATAAAAGGCAATTGAGTCTGTTAGAAAAATGTATTTTCTGAAACTTAACTTCAACAGTGCTTCAAGGGTAATCCTACAAATGTGGGAGCAAATGTTATTTTGAGAGAGAAAAAGGGGTTGTTTTTGAAAAATGGGCATTTCAGTTTCTTCCTGAGTCTTTGGGCTAACAATAAAGCAGAATGGCTTGCTGTTCTGAGAGATTTCACCTTGCGATAGAGATGGGTTGTAAGCCATTAATTGTGGAAGGGAACTTGATGGGTTGTCTTCCAGGGGATGTCCAAAATAGACTGCTCGAGTCAAAAGCTAAAATTTCTCTAGGAAGAAGTGTAGCTGTTTGCAACTTTATGGATGTTATTTTTAATCATTGTTTTTGAGAATGCAACAAGGCAGCTGATTTGCTAGCCAATGCCGAGGCGAATCTTAATACTCTCTCCTATCTTGAGGCCACCCATGCAGACATTTGGAACAAACTCAGTGCTCTTTTAGAAAATGATCTCCTCCTGTGAGGTTAAGCTTTGTGCTGAGATGTGCTAGGTGGGGCCGTCAGATTAGGTTTTCTTTGACCTTAGTACCCCCTCTTTTATTGTTAGTCTGTTTCCCGATGAGATGTAACAGTTGGCTTAATGAGATTTGTGCTTCAAGTTGATAATGTGATAGTGGATGCTTGTTGGCATCTGTGTCTTCCATTTTAACCAGCTTACCTGCCTCTGCACGGCAATGTGTCTTTGAATTATGCTGTGTACTCTGTGTTTCTGCCTTGTCCATGTTGCTTCTCCTATGGTTGTTGGTGGGGCTTGCAGTATTTTGTGGTGACCTACTCTAGGTCCCATTTGTCATGGCTTGAGGGAAGATAGTTTCCCAATCCTTAGACGCTTTTCATCATAGTGCAGTGTCAACTGAGCATTTCAAAACTGTTTTTGAGTGTTCATCTCCAGGTTTTTGTTGTGACACCCTCACCTACGGTTCACTTTATTCTGCAAGCACCAGCATCTTTTGGTGACCTTCATGTGCTCAATGAGGAGGTATTGGCTATCCATCACCAGCTCTGCAACCTTCAATCTTTTTGTGTGGAATTGCATGCAGTGGTGAAGCACCTTCTTGTAACTCATGTGCATGGGACGTTGGAGGTTACAAGTTCAAATAAACCTGTCATTTATAGCTGATGGGCTCTTCTTTATTCAGAACAACACAAGGAAACTATTAAATGTATTAACTTTCCCCAGCTAGCAGATGCCTCTTTGCCTCGGTCACAAATGTGGGTTCTACTCCTGCTTGCAGTAAGGGTGTTGGTGGGTGGGACTTTTTGCCTTTCCTCTAGGTTATGATGATTCTCTCAGCTCCTTTGTCGGCAGATTTTCTACATTTCCTGGGTCACTTTTGTTTCTCTGTTGGCTATTGTTTCCCATCTGTATGCTTTTTGTTTGGTTGGTGGGCTTTTTACCCTTTCTGTCAGTATCtatgtattttgctcatttttcagTGAGTTAAGGCCCCATAAAATTCCTCCTTCAATTGTCAACAAAAAGAATGATGAGACCAAAAAACCTGGAAGAAGTTTTACGGGGTTCAACTGCACCTTCTTATTTCTCATACCAAAAAATCAAATGCACATAATTATTGTCAATTTCACTGCTCAACAGCATTACAAAATCATCATCAAGATGACAAGATCATCCCAACAAGACATAAGTCAATTTTAAGTCCTAACAGACATTATTTATCTGAACACGATGACTTGTCAGTTGTCAGGGGCAACCAGATTTTGGATGGCATTATTATTATGCATGCATTAATGTATTATTTGTGATGTTAAAAAAGTAGGTGGTCTGCTTATCAGATTAGACATTGGTAAGAATTATGTTCAAGTTAACTGGGAGTCTCTTCCAAGATTTACTTCACAGTTTGACTTTGTTTTATCTCAAAAGGTGCGTACTTAGGTTAAAAATGTAATCTATTCAGTCATGTTCTAAATATTGTGTATTTAAACCttgtaaaatttattttttacttttgatTTTCAAACAGATTGCTAAGATCCATTTTGCCTCCAACATAAGATGACTTGTAAAGGTTCATGAGGCACTTTCTAACAGTGTCATCAGCCCATATTGGTCCCTATGGAAGCAATCTAGCACTGCAAAGCAGCAAAGGTTAAGCAAATGATCCTAGGTGACATTTGCTGGGATTGTGTTGAGTATCTCCTCATTTTCACCAAGCCTATATTGAGCATGATCTGTTATAGCAACATGGATAGACCCTGTTTGAGTGAGgcatatgatggcattgactcaatgattGAGTAAAAAGTAGTCATCATAAACACACAAAAAagcaaaatcctaaagaaaaattcttcaaactacacaaaatcattgaagagagatggaacaaaatgaccactttGCTACATATTCTTGCCTTTGCATTGAATCCCAAATATTATAGTGTTGAGCTCCTTTTTGTGACAACAAGAATTACCCCATATAAAGATGTTGAAGTCAATATAGGGTACAAGACAACACTTCATAGACTCTTCATTCATCATGACATATGTGATGCAGTGAAGGTTCAGTTCATGGAATTTGCATGCTCCAATAACTGTGGACTTGATGCTCTTCAAGACAAGTATATGGTcgatgctcatagttggtggtacttccatggccagCCATTTGCACCTACAAACTCTTGTGATTAAAATTTTATTGCaagtaaattttattaaaaatataaaatcatcttttaagttttatttatattttaattttttaaattcatttttttaattttgtaactCTTAACTCTATAATTTTGTCTTAATTGGTTGCTAATTCATCTACATTTGAGGGAAATTGGAGCACAACTCCTTCATCCACTCAATAAAGCAAAATCAACTACACTCAAAAGAAAAAAAGGGCTTGgtttatgtgcattcaaacttgtgGCTCCTTACACAAAGAAAGTGGCTACAAAGAAGGGGGCATAGTGAAGTGGGATATCTAGCCAGAGCATATTGACTTGATGCTTCCACTTCCCACTTTGTCGCACTTGATGTTGATGATGAATATGAGCCAATGAGTGAGCATGGGAGTGCTAGTGCCAGTGCCACTAGCACTATTTGTGGTTCTCCTAATTTACCACTACCTACATCATCAAATATGGATGGTGATAAtgatatttttgaagacccatatgATGTTTGATCAATGATGGCTGGTTGTTTacacttgacattattattttttaactttgATAATATCATGACATTCAAATTTGACAAATATTTGACAATTAATATGGTGGTTttgtttattatataatataagatGCAATGTgtggtgtattttgaacttaattgctgctgcaaatatgtatatattcctGATTTTCATATGTTTTTGTATAGATGAACCCAAACCAAAAAAGATTTTGTCTGAACCTGCAAACCAAACCCTCAAACCCAAACCCAAACCCGAAACAGTACTACGACTGGTAACTTAGAATATAAACATTATCCTACTACACCTAGGATTATGTACAATAGTGTTACATTCCCCCCTTAATCCACTAGGTTAGTGAAAAAAGTTAACAAAATTAATGTTCGTGTTGTACATTGAGCAACTTGTTTATGGAGCCTCATTTGCTTGATATGAAGCTCCAATCTTCTGCAGAAGGTTTTCCCTGAGAGATAACTTGTTCCCTTCTGCAATTTTAGAATTTTCAAGAACCAAGATATTGACTAAAGACTTGAGTTTGTTTTCTCAAGTCAAGTCAATTAATTGTCCGTGATGCTATATCCCATTTTGATAGAATATGGCACCCATTTGTTGTGAAATTTGTGAATCCATCACCATTTTTTGTGGTAAATGAAAACTCAGCATTACTTCGAAGTGATGAAATTCTATCCCCTTTCATGCATAGTCATCAAAAAACCATTATGTAGTGTGCAATCTCAGGAGTTCAGATGTTGAATTGAACATTACTTGCTGAAATGTTGTAGTGATAAGTGACAATATGACATAATTTGAAATGACCAATCCAAAATAGACAATGCAAGAAATCTCCAAGTACCATATTCAACAAACTCGAAACTTGAATCTTGATATTCCCCACCATAAGATGCAAGTGAAGAGTTGCTACAAGAGCCTTCCTGGAAAGAGAACAACATATATGAACCTATGTATAGAGATGCACAACTCAATGGCACCCTTTCAGGTTTTCATCACAAGTCTCCATTAAGACACCCATTCAAGAATTCAACTTAATGGGGAGAGTTTATAAGCCACCCTTTCAGGTTTCCAGCTTACAACTCAAGTGCAAAAGAATAATCAACAAGAAGCTAGCCTCAAATAATTTGTGCTTGGTTGCATAAAAGATGATCCCAACATGTTCATTATCACTATCCCAATCACATTGACTGCAGAATTATCCTCTGTGGAAATTGGGTGTACCTCTACAATATTCTTAGTAGATTGTCACTCAATAGTAGAAGTATCAATATCTGCAATGCCAAGCTAATCATTAACTAGATCAACAGCAGCATCCACATCATTAGTGGCCAAGCTCAACAAGCTCACATGCTAATGCTCAACAATATCTATAATGTTGAATTTATTATCAACTAGATTGACAACAACATTTGAATCACAAGTACACAATCTATCATTTGAAAGGGTGGATTAGGCTCTCCTAGTGGATTTTGACAATAGGCAAACCTTAACTTAACATCTGGAGTGATCTCTCCATTCAGAATGCATATACTTCATTAAATTGAGAGGCAGATCTCTGACATAACAATCATTTGAGGAATGTGTATGTTGACCACATGATAAACAAGGATGTAGATCAATACAGTGACTAGAGATATGTCCTCGATGTCCACAATGAAATGTTTGGACTTGATGGGTTTTAGTGGCAACTTGTCGATTTCACAAGGCTGACCAACAAGTAAAGACTCAACTTGATTGTTGTTTAGATAACCTCCGAACACAAATTTGATAGGTTTCAAATATTCTAGTATATGAAAATTCACAACACTTGTATACACTAGACAAATATGATGTTTGTTGGGTTTTTTTTGTCTCCCGAACATGCATAGCTATTGGAGATTCAACAATAGGACTGACAAGTATTCTATCAATGATGAAATTGGCCAATACACTTTTAGATTTAGACACAACAATGTTTTGTGACATGGGAGGAGGCTCAACAGTTTTCTTTCTTCATGAACCTTTTGTCTCTATCGGTCTTTAAAGTTGAATTTCTTGAAGAAGGAACATAAATGTTGACAACATCTTTTTTCTCTACTAAGGTGTTACATGTCTGGTCTTATATTTGATCTTGCAGCCTATTAATTTCTTGTCACCATGTCATGTATTGATTGCAAAATTGCATAAATAGAGGCCTATATTGACACTAacattcaattattatttttatgctttttatttGTTCCTAATGTTATTTTGTAATAATAAAATGCCATTGGTGTATGATGTGGACATGATTACAAAGATTACACACACATCTAAGTCAAATTCCATTAATAATGCTCAAAGACAATAAAATTAACAACAAATATGACTTTTGTTATCAAATAGATATGGACTGGATCCTCATCACTACCATAGCTTTCCTTTTTTTATATACTGCCAGATCAATATACCAAACCTCATGATATGCTTGCCCTTTCAATATACCCTATCAGTATGTGGAAGAAGCCCATCCTTTCAATATACCGAACGGTATGTGGAAGAATCTTGTCATTTCGATGTACTTGGTAGTACATGAAAAGGGCATTAAAGCAGATGAGAGTGGAATGGAACGTAGCTCTTAGGCAACGCATGAAAAAGATTCACCCTATCAACGAAACCTTAGAAAGAAATCAGAATTTCTTCTTGTCAAGATTTATATCTTACAATAGCAACAAATAGGTGAGAGAAAGGGAAAATAAAAATGTCCTCATTTCTCCTTGACGATTTATAAAGACTAAGCCACAAACACCATTGTCGCACTTAGATTAGGTAGTAAATACAGAAATTCAATGGCAACAAATTGACCTATAAACCTGAACTAGGAACATCATGTATATCCAATCCTGCAATTTATTTTTGGTTGCAAAATTTGTTTGGATTTTTGGACTTTTGATTgcaccaaagaaaaaaaaaagacgaCTTATTACTTGAAATTTTCAACAAATCTTAAAAATGTCCCCCCTCCCGAAATATTCTAAAAGGATAAAGTGATGCTAAACATGACCTCCACCAAATAACCTGCTAAATATACCCGCACTAATAAAAGTTTCCCTTTTAACCAATTATAATATCTATCTCCTCTAAAAGGCATTTACAGTATAAAATACACTTAACTTTGAAACACGCATTTAAAACCAATAAACTTACAGTTCTGCAGTTATGTACTCAATCCTCTTGCTAACATTGGCCTTCGCTTCGGCAAGATCCTGCTTCACTAACACAGGTCCAATCAATTTATATACATTGGCATCCTCACTTAGTAACTCCAGCTCCTGCGCACATATAATACACAAGTGAATTAAATTATAATAGGCCAACTCTGACAAAGGGGTTGTGGCGCATTGGTCATAGGAGACCCTTGCAAAAACATGAGTTGGTTTCAATGCCCCTATGACAGTTCATAGCACTCGGGGGCAATTGGTGAGGTTGCAATGTCATTATTATACGAAACACTCTACTAAACCTAAGTTTATCAAATACCGATAAGCCTACAAAACAAACCTAACCCCATTCAAAattcacaaaacaaagaaaaaacccACAACACTAGTGAAAATAACATAGTAAGAAGAAGAAATAATGTCCTTACCTTCTGGACCATTTCATTTTCACCATGCTGGATCGTATACTGTTTTCTGACTTGATGATTCTTTGCAATGTCTGTAATTAAACAAAAGATAAATCGTGTGTATTGCATTATTTTATATACTGTTTTAAACGAGAGCTGTGTGACCTTTTTTTTAATAACAGATAACTGAAAAGATATAAACTGCATACCCTTTTGAATTTTGCTAAGAGAATTGGCATGGTTTTCCAGCTGATGCTGCAGATCCCTGATGGCCGGTGTACTCATTATTGCAAAAATGGATGTAGAAAAGCCAATGAACCGtttcca
The nucleotide sequence above comes from Cryptomeria japonica chromosome 11, Sugi_1.0, whole genome shotgun sequence. Encoded proteins:
- the LOC131067157 gene encoding prefoldin subunit 6; this translates as MSTPAIRDLQHQLENHANSLSKIQKDIAKNHQVRKQYTIQHGENEMVQKELELLSEDANVYKLIGPVLVKQDLAEAKANVSKRIEYITAELRRLDGMLKGLEEQQNAKKEEILKIQQRVQVLQAGKAKA